A single region of the Pseudalkalibacillus berkeleyi genome encodes:
- a CDS encoding acyltransferase yields MQKRVSLDEIQLARAFAIIAVLLVHSSSSGVTTISTDSLLFPIYNFFNIAGKLGTPTFIFLSSFILFYNYFPKKTDFTLIKNFYVKRLKYILIPYLFFSAVYFILKWFFYYDYPSIGFAIQKFLYLFALGKAHPHLYFVFISVQLYLLFPFFILLFKKFSFLRKHSIWIGILIQWLWVYLNKEYFHITLKGSISLSYFSFYFVGAFLGIYYNDLREKMNESSFRFKVFSSVFFVYGGMVVLYTGYMYLVRIGVYRDVSQHLPQLINQYIGEFTWATHALFAGLSLFLLAHWANKRFSPKTKSIFMEIGATSFGIYLIHPLLLMVMRKVVQGGSPLVYNGWQIFTFITISIGSWLIVRLTQKYFENNYWVIFGKLPSLKQNRTKEDYSSKPSPSYTTNY; encoded by the coding sequence ATGCAGAAAAGAGTTAGTTTAGATGAAATTCAATTAGCTAGAGCATTTGCTATCATTGCTGTACTACTTGTTCATTCTTCATCATCAGGCGTGACAACTATTTCAACAGATTCACTTCTGTTTCCAATTTATAATTTTTTTAATATTGCTGGAAAACTTGGGACTCCGACATTTATATTCCTGAGTAGTTTTATATTGTTTTATAATTATTTTCCTAAAAAAACAGACTTTACATTAATAAAAAATTTCTATGTAAAAAGACTGAAGTATATACTAATTCCGTATTTATTCTTTTCAGCTGTTTACTTCATATTGAAATGGTTCTTTTATTATGATTATCCGAGTATTGGGTTTGCAATTCAGAAGTTTTTATATTTGTTTGCATTAGGCAAGGCTCATCCACACTTGTACTTTGTGTTTATTAGCGTACAGTTGTATCTATTGTTTCCGTTTTTCATCCTTTTATTTAAAAAGTTTTCGTTTTTGAGGAAACACTCTATTTGGATCGGAATATTGATACAGTGGCTTTGGGTATACTTGAATAAAGAATACTTTCACATCACGTTGAAAGGATCCATTTCCCTTTCATATTTTTCATTTTATTTTGTGGGGGCATTCTTAGGAATTTATTACAATGATTTGCGTGAAAAAATGAATGAATCATCGTTTAGGTTTAAAGTTTTCTCAAGTGTATTTTTCGTGTATGGAGGAATGGTCGTTCTATACACAGGTTATATGTATTTGGTTAGAATCGGTGTATACAGAGATGTGTCACAACACCTTCCCCAACTAATTAATCAATATATTGGAGAATTCACATGGGCAACACACGCTCTCTTTGCAGGGTTAAGTCTATTCCTATTAGCTCATTGGGCAAATAAGAGGTTCTCACCAAAGACTAAGTCTATTTTTATGGAAATCGGTGCGACATCGTTTGGTATCTATCTAATTCATCCATTACTATTAATGGTGATGAGAAAAGTTGTTCAAGGTGGTTCTCCACTTGTTTATAACGGCTGGCAAATCTTCACCTTTATTACAATTTCGATAGGTAGTTGGTTGATTGTAAGGTTGACGCAGAAGTATTTTGAGAATAATTATTGGGTGATTTTTGGTAAGTTGCCTTCATTAAAACAAAATCGAACAAAGGAAGATTACAGTTCAAAACCTAGTCCTTCCTATACGACTAACTATTAA